A window of Chlorocebus sabaeus isolate Y175 chromosome 14, mChlSab1.0.hap1, whole genome shotgun sequence contains these coding sequences:
- the IL1R2 gene encoding interleukin-1 receptor type 2 isoform X2, protein MFRLYVLVMGVSAFTLQPAAHTGAARSCPVRGRHYKREFRLEGEPVALRCPQVPYQLWASVSPHINLTWHKNDSARMVPGEEETRMWAQDGALWLLPALQEDSGTYICTTRNASYCDKVSIELRVFENTDASLPFISYPQILTLSTSGVLVCPDLREFTRDKTDVKIQWYKDSLPLDKDNEKFLSVRGTTHLLVHDVALEDAGYYRCVLTFAHEGQQYNITRNIELRIKKKKEETIPVIISPLKTISASLGSRLTIPCKVFLGTGTPLTTMLWWTANDTHVESAYPGGRVTEGPRQEYSENNENYIEVPLIFDPVTREDLNMVFKCVVRNTMGFQTLRTTVKEASSTFSWGIVLAPLALAFLVLGGIWMHRRCKHRTGKADGLTVLRPHHQDF, encoded by the exons ATGTTCCGCTTGTACGTGTTGGTAATGGGAGTTTCTGCCTTCACCCTTCAGCCTGCGGCTCACACAG GGGCTGCCAGAAGCTGCCCGGTTCGTGGGAGGCATTACAAGCGGGAGTTCAGGCTGGAAGGGGAGCCTGTGGCCCTGAGGTGCCCCCAGGTGCCCTACCAGTTGTGGGCCTCTGTCAGCCCCCACATCAACCTGACATGGCATAAAAATGACTCTGCTAGGATGGTCCCAGGAGAAGAAGAGACACGGATGTGGGCCCAGGACGGTGCTCTGTGGCTTCTGCCAGCATTGCAGGAGGACTCTGGCACCTACATCTGCACTACTAG AAATGCCTCTTACTGTGACAAAGTGTCCATTGAGCTCAGAGTTTTTGAGAATACAGATGCTTCCCTGCCGTTCATCTCATACCCGCAAATTTTAACCTTGTCAACCTCTGGGGTATTAGTGTGCCCTGACCTGAGAGAATTCACCCGTGACAAAACTGACGTGAAGATTCAATGGTACAAG GATTCTCTTCCTTTGGATAAAGACAATGAGAAATTTCTAAGTGTGAGGGGGACCACTCACTTACTGGTACATGATGTGGCCCTGGAAGATGCGGGCTATTACCGCTGTGTCCTGACGTTTGCCCATGAAGGCCAGCAATACAACATCACTAGGAATATTGAGCTACGCATCAAGA aaaaaaaagaggagaccATTCCTGTGATCATTTCCCCCCTCAAGACCATATCGGCTTCTCTGG GGTCGAGACTGACAATCCCGTGTAAGGTGTTTCTGGGAACCGGCACGCCCTTAACCACCATGCTGTGGTGGACGGCCAATGACACCCACGTAGAGAGCGCCTACCCGGGAGGCCGCGTGACCGAGGGGCCGCGCCA ggaatattcagaaaataatgaGAACTACATTGAAGTGCCATTGATTTTTGATCCTGTCACAAGAGAGGATTTGAACATGGTCTTTAAATGTGTTGTCCGTAATACCATGGGTTTTCAGACACTACGCACCACAGTCAAGGaag CCTCCTCCACGTTCTCCTGGGGCATTGTGCTGGCCCCACTTGCACTGGCCTTCTTGGTTTTGGGGGGAATATGGATGCACAGACGGTGCAAACACAGAACTGGAAAAGCCGATGGTCTGACTGTGCTACGGCCTCATCATCAAGATTTTTAA
- the IL1R2 gene encoding interleukin-1 receptor type 2 isoform X1 — protein sequence MQSCRSRSAGPQSSTSCVLWKLSGAMFRLYVLVMGVSAFTLQPAAHTGAARSCPVRGRHYKREFRLEGEPVALRCPQVPYQLWASVSPHINLTWHKNDSARMVPGEEETRMWAQDGALWLLPALQEDSGTYICTTRNASYCDKVSIELRVFENTDASLPFISYPQILTLSTSGVLVCPDLREFTRDKTDVKIQWYKDSLPLDKDNEKFLSVRGTTHLLVHDVALEDAGYYRCVLTFAHEGQQYNITRNIELRIKKKKEETIPVIISPLKTISASLGSRLTIPCKVFLGTGTPLTTMLWWTANDTHVESAYPGGRVTEGPRQEYSENNENYIEVPLIFDPVTREDLNMVFKCVVRNTMGFQTLRTTVKEASSTFSWGIVLAPLALAFLVLGGIWMHRRCKHRTGKADGLTVLRPHHQDF from the exons GTCACGTAGTGCTGGGCCGCAGTCCTCCACTTCCTGTGTCCTCTGGAAGTTGTCAGGAGCCATGTTCCGCTTGTACGTGTTGGTAATGGGAGTTTCTGCCTTCACCCTTCAGCCTGCGGCTCACACAG GGGCTGCCAGAAGCTGCCCGGTTCGTGGGAGGCATTACAAGCGGGAGTTCAGGCTGGAAGGGGAGCCTGTGGCCCTGAGGTGCCCCCAGGTGCCCTACCAGTTGTGGGCCTCTGTCAGCCCCCACATCAACCTGACATGGCATAAAAATGACTCTGCTAGGATGGTCCCAGGAGAAGAAGAGACACGGATGTGGGCCCAGGACGGTGCTCTGTGGCTTCTGCCAGCATTGCAGGAGGACTCTGGCACCTACATCTGCACTACTAG AAATGCCTCTTACTGTGACAAAGTGTCCATTGAGCTCAGAGTTTTTGAGAATACAGATGCTTCCCTGCCGTTCATCTCATACCCGCAAATTTTAACCTTGTCAACCTCTGGGGTATTAGTGTGCCCTGACCTGAGAGAATTCACCCGTGACAAAACTGACGTGAAGATTCAATGGTACAAG GATTCTCTTCCTTTGGATAAAGACAATGAGAAATTTCTAAGTGTGAGGGGGACCACTCACTTACTGGTACATGATGTGGCCCTGGAAGATGCGGGCTATTACCGCTGTGTCCTGACGTTTGCCCATGAAGGCCAGCAATACAACATCACTAGGAATATTGAGCTACGCATCAAGA aaaaaaaagaggagaccATTCCTGTGATCATTTCCCCCCTCAAGACCATATCGGCTTCTCTGG GGTCGAGACTGACAATCCCGTGTAAGGTGTTTCTGGGAACCGGCACGCCCTTAACCACCATGCTGTGGTGGACGGCCAATGACACCCACGTAGAGAGCGCCTACCCGGGAGGCCGCGTGACCGAGGGGCCGCGCCA ggaatattcagaaaataatgaGAACTACATTGAAGTGCCATTGATTTTTGATCCTGTCACAAGAGAGGATTTGAACATGGTCTTTAAATGTGTTGTCCGTAATACCATGGGTTTTCAGACACTACGCACCACAGTCAAGGaag CCTCCTCCACGTTCTCCTGGGGCATTGTGCTGGCCCCACTTGCACTGGCCTTCTTGGTTTTGGGGGGAATATGGATGCACAGACGGTGCAAACACAGAACTGGAAAAGCCGATGGTCTGACTGTGCTACGGCCTCATCATCAAGATTTTTAA